One Diospyros lotus cultivar Yz01 chromosome 1, ASM1463336v1, whole genome shotgun sequence genomic window carries:
- the LOC127800914 gene encoding uncharacterized protein LOC127800914, whose amino-acid sequence MMTTNIAESLNKCTMKARRLPITSAHEFLRHMLQKWFSDRRATAVRLETEITSAAVAHVNFVHSKTLDRGCSVVPIIHGNKFLVKHAKEGDGIVDIAANTCSCRKWDLDQLPCLHAVAASSFMRVHYYSFCHPYYISRWVRKAYEFPINPVPNKSAWVIPVHIRGVVVHPLIQRRQPGRPREDRIPSAGEAHRRKKCEKCGAQGHNRLGCPNEWSSSIGESSTAATLESRDVAISTTRASQKCSICKETGHTRRRCLVRLFNPGDDNLGNNVNN is encoded by the exons atgatgaccaccaatattgccgagtctctcaataaatgcaCGATGAAAGCACGTCGGTTGCCTATAACGAGTGCACATGAATTTCTGAGACATATGCTTCAGAAATGGTTCAGTGACAGACGTGCTACTGCTGTCAGACTCGAAACTGAGATTACCTCAGCTGCAGTAGCGCATGTCAACTTTGTCCATAGCAAAACATTAGATCGAGGATGTAGCGTAGTTCCTATAATACACGGGAACAAGTTCCTCGTGAAACATGCTAAGGAAGGCGATGGGATCGTTGACATTGCTGCGAATACATGCAGTTGTCGTAAGTGGGACCTTGATCAATTACCATGTCTTCATGCAGTTGCTGCTAGCAG TTTCATGCGGGTGCACTACTATTCGTTTTGCCATCCATATTACATCTCAAGATGGGTCAGAAAAGCATATGAATTTCCCATCAATCCGGTCCCTAACAAGTCTGCTTGGGTTATTCCTGTGCACATCAGAGGGGTGGTTGTACACCCACTCATACAAAGAAGACAACCTGGTAGACCGAGAGAGGATCGGATTCCATCCGCTGGGGAAGCTCATCGAaggaaaaaatgtgaaaaatgcgGTGCACAGGGACACAACCGTCTTGGTTGCCCTAATGAATGGTCTTCCTCCATTGGAGAGTCAAGCACAGCAGCTACTCTAGAATCAAGAGACGTTGCAATATCTACTACAAGGGCTAGTCAAAAATGCAGCATTTGCAAAGAGACTGGACACACTCGTCGTCGATGCCTTGTACGGTTGTTCAATCCAGGTGATGATAACCTTGGCAACAATGTAAACAATTAA